GTGTATCTGCTTTGCCCAGATCCTGCATACCTGTTGCCGCATTGGCGAGGTGAACTCTAATAAAACTCTTTTTAGAAATGGTTCCAGAGGTATAGGCTTCAATGTATTTAGCATAGGCCTGATTTTCTTCATGATTTTTTTTCTTTCTATTGAAATAGATAAATACAATCGCCGCTATAGAAACAGCAAGTAATCCGATGAAGATAAATTTCTTTTTGGAGGATGACTGGTAGGTAGATGGTTGT
The nucleotide sequence above comes from Pedobacter riviphilus. Encoded proteins:
- a CDS encoding Ig-like domain-containing protein — protein: MEQPSTYQSSSKKKFIFIGLLAVSIAAIVFIYFNRKKKNHEENQAYAKYIEAYTSGTISKKSFIRVHLANAATGMQDLGKADTRELFDFSPSISGKTYWIDPQTVEFRPDENLKPGKNYEATFKLSEVSATEKGLEDFDFEFKVITRA